A single Myxocyprinus asiaticus isolate MX2 ecotype Aquarium Trade chromosome 50, UBuf_Myxa_2, whole genome shotgun sequence DNA region contains:
- the LOC127438958 gene encoding MAPK regulated corepressor interacting protein 2-like, translating to MMYTITRGPSKLVTQRRTGPTQQIESKTNDLKQKQSHWLASDSPAPKIVFHRLNGKRYHRSTSPKADSTTEGFTSAHEENVRFVYEAWQEVEQKLGEGSPLGNGKGPVQYAERSPNPSMKNFVPIDLEEWWAQRFLANIANLS from the exons ATGATGTACACAATAACCAGAGGTCCCAGCAAACTTGTTACACAACGGAGGACAG GCCCCACGCAACAGATTGAGAGTAAAACGAACGATTTGAAACAGAAGCAAAGCCACTGGCTCGCATCGGA TTCCCCTGCACCTAAGATTGTGTTTCACCGGCTAAACGGAAAGCGGTACCACAGATCCACCTCTCCCAAAGCTGACAGCACGACCGAAGGTTTCACCTCGGCACACGAGGAGAATGTTCGATTTGTTTACGAGG CCTGGCAGGAGGTGGAACAGAAGCTCGGAGAGGGATCCCCGCTGGGAAACGGGAAAGGACCAGTGCAGTATGCGGAGAGAAGTCCTAATCCCAGCATGAAGA ATTTTGTGCCAATTGACCTTGAGGAGTGGTGGGCCCAGCGATTCCTGGCCAATATTGCCAACCTGTCATGA